Proteins co-encoded in one Spirosoma endbachense genomic window:
- a CDS encoding PQQ-binding-like beta-propeller repeat protein, which yields MKTRFSVLSTLFCLLLLWFVSCKKTDDPVVIPGSTTGPGSNTSTTGTKSSAKTITAFTLAALSPAVNATIDATAKTISATVALGTDVTKLVPTITIADKATVSPASGVAQDFSRAVTYTVTAEDGSTQAYTTTVTVDKPVVNTSDQILFAASPNSSKPTFASYDLVTGNKLIDYADQNQIVSGISMPVVYNGILYTTRASGTPGSSSADMRAVEIKTGTVKWQYNKDVKDIPLGVPILSNGLLYFQDGGKQYGGNEKLIALDANTGEKKWEYQESGATTIRAMTAMNGIVYFNADKQSRLVALDNTGKKIWSKDGFNTVSITVVGNIIYVSNYDALYALDAATGTQKWKVANLSDDQYALSRVCTVGDGLLYIGGKKMYAFDAATGIKKWEFSPELGVSTSPYLTDGIVYFGDDGMTKHGGKFYALDAKTGARKWDFAFNNPVSASSGYAISAPIAANGIVYIASKNGLYQLDAIAGTQKSLFANLGSPEVIAIKDKVYYPTSSGMQQ from the coding sequence ATGAAAACGCGATTCTCAGTTCTATCTACCCTGTTTTGCCTATTGCTGTTGTGGTTCGTCTCCTGTAAGAAAACCGACGATCCCGTTGTAATACCCGGTAGCACTACTGGCCCTGGCTCAAATACCAGCACGACGGGTACCAAAAGCTCAGCCAAAACCATTACTGCCTTTACGTTGGCGGCCCTCAGTCCAGCCGTAAATGCTACAATTGATGCTACAGCAAAAACCATTTCGGCTACTGTCGCGTTGGGCACGGACGTGACGAAATTGGTGCCTACCATCACCATCGCTGACAAAGCGACGGTTTCGCCAGCATCAGGCGTAGCCCAGGATTTTTCGAGAGCTGTTACTTATACAGTGACTGCGGAAGATGGCAGCACGCAGGCGTACACGACTACCGTGACCGTCGATAAGCCGGTCGTAAATACGTCGGATCAGATACTGTTTGCTGCATCCCCAAACAGTTCAAAACCAACTTTTGCATCTTATGATTTAGTGACTGGAAATAAATTGATTGACTATGCTGATCAAAATCAGATTGTCTCCGGGATCAGTATGCCTGTAGTGTATAATGGGATATTATACACTACTCGAGCCAGTGGGACTCCCGGTTCGAGTTCAGCCGACATGAGGGCTGTTGAGATCAAGACAGGAACAGTAAAATGGCAATATAATAAAGACGTTAAAGACATACCGCTTGGTGTTCCAATACTCTCAAACGGGTTGCTGTATTTTCAGGATGGGGGAAAACAATATGGCGGAAATGAAAAGTTGATAGCCTTAGATGCGAACACTGGTGAAAAAAAATGGGAATATCAGGAAAGCGGAGCTACAACAATAAGGGCTATGACGGCCATGAACGGAATCGTGTATTTTAACGCTGATAAACAGAGCAGACTCGTAGCGTTAGATAACACGGGTAAAAAAATATGGAGTAAAGATGGTTTTAATACCGTCTCGATAACTGTCGTAGGAAATATAATTTATGTTAGTAATTACGATGCTCTCTACGCTCTGGATGCGGCAACTGGTACACAAAAGTGGAAAGTAGCTAATTTATCGGATGACCAGTATGCACTTTCCCGAGTTTGTACAGTTGGTGATGGCCTTTTATATATAGGCGGCAAAAAAATGTATGCTTTTGATGCAGCTACAGGTATCAAAAAATGGGAGTTTTCGCCGGAACTGGGTGTAAGTACAAGCCCTTACCTAACCGATGGTATCGTTTATTTTGGTGATGATGGTATGACCAAACACGGTGGAAAATTTTACGCCCTTGATGCGAAAACGGGAGCTAGGAAATGGGATTTTGCCTTCAATAATCCAGTCAGTGCCTCATCTGGTTACGCTATCAGCGCTCCCATTGCAGCGAATGGGATTGTATACATAGCGTCTAAAAATGGTCTATATCAATTAGATGCCATAGCCGGAACTCAAAAAAGTCTTTTTGCTAACCTTGGTTCTCCAGAAGTGATCGCTATCAAAGACAAAGTGTATTACCCAACTTCATCGGGTATGCAGCAGTAA
- a CDS encoding S41 family peptidase → MKLLYGFLIVLCSFTLSAQPGVDTLKTKVLQPADMQADFRYLRRLLEETHPGLYRYTSKPIMQAKLDSIAATLTNPLPFYEFYRTIEALIADIRCAHTHSLPTKNWQKLFTVHWKTLPFFLFPVQNHSYVLFNGTTDQRIKPGFDLLSINGQSMDSIRQVFYRYHWADGYNQTSKQAALQGQLFALFYYWFIDQPDTFRLTFRSLTGDTVQVDGPAQTFSGSMAAYKKNPVNTQMLAWYGKNQSKHPWRLSFLKDTTQTAYLRIDSFGGKGANSSETAAARFRTFMDESLAKIEKKKARHLIIDLRSNPGGWDIQGVELFTYLMKSDSAVRYYAHQHTVTDSSEFLKFSDLSAEDLKNVKTELIPEKDGTFTVKEDDNSRELKLQYPKPNRFKGQVYMLMNGRSGSTTSEFLAVAHANRIGIFVGDESGGAYEGGNGGSYIHLELPHSRIYIGTPLVYYNNAVGKPTQTGRGTMPDYDVPISIDSILNHTDNQLEFIKKLIRDSMGDL, encoded by the coding sequence ATGAAGCTCCTTTACGGTTTTCTTATTGTCCTGTGTTCGTTCACACTCAGCGCTCAACCGGGTGTTGATACCCTAAAAACTAAAGTCCTACAACCCGCCGATATGCAGGCCGACTTCCGGTATTTGCGCCGACTGCTGGAAGAAACACATCCGGGGCTATACCGCTATACGTCTAAACCCATCATGCAGGCTAAGCTGGACAGTATTGCCGCGACATTAACAAACCCGCTCCCTTTCTACGAGTTTTACAGGACAATTGAAGCGCTCATTGCCGACATTCGCTGTGCCCATACGCATTCCCTTCCGACAAAAAACTGGCAAAAACTCTTTACAGTCCATTGGAAAACACTTCCTTTCTTTCTGTTTCCTGTGCAAAATCATTCCTATGTTCTGTTCAATGGCACAACCGACCAGCGGATCAAACCAGGGTTCGATTTGCTCAGTATCAACGGGCAATCGATGGACAGTATCAGGCAGGTATTTTACCGCTATCACTGGGCCGATGGCTATAATCAAACATCGAAACAGGCAGCCTTACAGGGCCAGCTTTTCGCCTTGTTTTATTACTGGTTCATTGATCAGCCGGATACGTTTCGACTAACATTCAGGAGTCTGACGGGCGATACGGTACAGGTCGATGGACCCGCGCAAACCTTTTCGGGTTCTATGGCAGCCTATAAGAAAAACCCGGTCAATACGCAGATGCTGGCCTGGTATGGCAAAAATCAATCGAAACACCCCTGGCGTTTATCGTTTCTGAAGGATACGACCCAGACTGCCTATTTGCGAATCGATAGCTTCGGTGGCAAAGGAGCCAACAGCAGCGAAACGGCAGCAGCCCGCTTCAGAACATTTATGGATGAGAGTCTGGCGAAAATCGAGAAGAAGAAAGCCCGCCATCTGATTATTGACCTCAGGAGCAATCCGGGTGGCTGGGATATTCAGGGCGTAGAACTGTTCACGTATCTGATGAAGTCGGACTCGGCTGTTCGTTATTATGCTCACCAGCACACTGTTACAGACAGCTCCGAGTTTCTGAAATTTTCGGACCTGTCAGCCGAGGATCTAAAAAATGTCAAAACTGAGTTAATCCCCGAAAAAGACGGTACGTTCACCGTCAAGGAAGACGATAACAGCCGGGAACTGAAACTCCAGTATCCCAAGCCAAATCGATTTAAGGGTCAGGTCTATATGCTGATGAATGGACGCAGCGGTTCAACAACCTCCGAATTTTTGGCCGTGGCACATGCCAACCGAATCGGCATCTTTGTGGGTGATGAATCTGGCGGAGCTTATGAAGGTGGTAATGGTGGGAGTTATATTCACCTTGAGCTACCCCATTCCAGGATATACATAGGTACGCCCTTAGTCTATTACAATAACGCCGTCGGAAAACCCACTCAAACCGGACGCGGAACGATGCCGGATTATGACGTTCCGATCAGCATTGATTCTATTTTAAATCACACCGATAACCAGCTTGAGTTCATCAAGAAACTCATTCGGGATAGCATGGGAGACCTATAA
- a CDS encoding helix-turn-helix domain-containing protein, which yields MTISPFDLILLLGALQGFILATLLWANRKGRQLSNRLLAALIGSLSLMSFAVGVPVSSRWLSLAIEILPFFLAMPIGPLIYFYTKSVLDPAFRLGKSERRHFYSVILDLGAPLMGWVFIGGLLLGFFPQKAGPTWGHVMDEYNTYVDIPRWLSVTIYLFLTKRLLNRQSSPSQDSDAVQQRLRWLRQFINAFLLFQSIWLLFMIPYIVPGWRGPLLDQLGWYPVYIPIAILIYWLGLKGYLNTRSEAPSKLPPKSVSSSDLPGETITQVVGLLSTAMHTERLFLDPELTVEKLGQHTRLHPKIISAVLNQHVGKNFNSFINEHRVNEVKQRLTDPAYEYLTLTGIAFDCGFNSQATFQRTFKQLAGMSPGEYVAQQKKAPLKSGFE from the coding sequence ATGACTATTTCTCCCTTTGACCTGATCTTACTGCTGGGTGCCCTTCAAGGATTTATTCTGGCAACGCTCCTGTGGGCTAACCGAAAGGGTCGGCAATTATCGAATCGGCTGCTGGCGGCACTCATTGGTTCACTATCGCTGATGAGCTTTGCGGTGGGTGTACCTGTTTCCAGTCGATGGTTGAGCCTTGCCATAGAAATCCTTCCCTTCTTTCTGGCCATGCCCATTGGGCCACTTATCTATTTCTATACAAAATCGGTTCTTGATCCCGCTTTTCGATTGGGCAAATCGGAACGACGGCATTTTTACTCAGTCATTCTGGATCTGGGCGCGCCACTGATGGGTTGGGTATTTATTGGCGGTCTACTCCTGGGTTTCTTTCCCCAAAAAGCAGGACCGACCTGGGGGCATGTCATGGACGAATACAATACCTATGTCGATATTCCTCGCTGGCTTTCGGTCACCATCTACTTATTTCTGACCAAACGCCTGCTGAACCGGCAATCATCGCCTTCGCAGGATTCAGATGCTGTCCAGCAGCGTTTGCGCTGGCTTCGTCAGTTCATCAACGCCTTTCTGCTCTTTCAGTCAATCTGGCTGTTGTTCATGATCCCGTATATCGTACCGGGCTGGCGTGGTCCGCTGCTCGATCAGTTAGGCTGGTATCCGGTTTATATTCCCATCGCTATTCTGATTTATTGGCTGGGGCTAAAAGGTTACCTGAACACACGGTCAGAAGCCCCCAGTAAATTACCCCCAAAATCAGTCAGTTCTTCCGATTTACCTGGTGAAACAATTACTCAGGTTGTCGGACTGCTTTCGACAGCCATGCACACAGAGCGTCTTTTTTTAGACCCCGAGTTGACCGTTGAAAAATTAGGACAACATACCCGATTACATCCTAAGATCATTTCGGCTGTATTGAACCAGCATGTAGGGAAAAATTTCAATAGCTTCATTAACGAACACCGTGTTAACGAAGTGAAACAGCGGCTAACTGATCCGGCCTACGAATACCTCACACTGACTGGTATTGCGTTCGATTGTGGTTTTAATTCGCAGGCTACCTTTCAACGAACATTCAAGCAACTGGCGGGTATGTCGCCGGGTGAATACGTCGCCCAACAGAAGAAAGCACCTCTCAAATCGGGATTTGAGTAG
- a CDS encoding sugar phosphate isomerase/epimerase family protein codes for MSQSVTRRQLMATLTAAAGASFSPALASSPSELPLAIPAATPPPFTLCLNMSTLRGHKLGFVKELETASKAGFQHVEIWIETLQQYIKSGGTVADARKVLSDSGIRVENAIGFAPWIIDDDAARAKGLDQMKSEMELLAQIGCKRVATPSIGAQTAEAPTIDLKKAAERYRAILELGDKTGVVPQLEMWGFSKNLSRVSEVMYVALETGHPSARLLLDIYHIFKGGSSLDSLPLIGKPAIEVFHVNDYPANMTRQVITDADRVYPGDGVAPIKETLKRIKDPNKSIILSLEVFNKSYYAQDAMTVAKTSMEKMKKMVAGV; via the coding sequence ATGTCCCAATCCGTGACTCGTCGCCAACTGATGGCAACGTTGACCGCTGCCGCTGGCGCGTCCTTTTCACCTGCTTTGGCATCCTCGCCGTCGGAGCTTCCACTGGCTATACCTGCGGCCACTCCGCCACCTTTCACACTCTGCCTGAATATGAGCACCCTTCGTGGGCATAAACTTGGCTTTGTCAAAGAGTTGGAAACGGCATCAAAAGCGGGCTTTCAGCATGTTGAAATCTGGATTGAGACGTTGCAGCAATATATTAAATCGGGTGGGACCGTAGCCGATGCCCGTAAAGTGTTGTCTGATTCGGGCATTCGGGTTGAAAATGCGATTGGATTTGCGCCCTGGATTATTGATGACGATGCGGCCCGCGCCAAAGGACTCGACCAGATGAAGAGCGAAATGGAACTCCTGGCTCAAATTGGCTGCAAGCGGGTAGCAACGCCGTCGATAGGTGCTCAAACAGCCGAAGCACCCACCATTGACCTGAAAAAAGCCGCTGAACGCTATCGGGCTATTCTTGAGCTAGGCGACAAAACGGGCGTTGTGCCACAACTGGAAATGTGGGGCTTCTCGAAAAACCTGAGCCGTGTGAGCGAAGTCATGTACGTGGCTCTTGAAACGGGCCATCCGTCGGCCCGGCTTTTGCTCGACATTTACCATATTTTTAAAGGTGGTTCCAGCCTCGATAGCCTTCCCTTAATTGGTAAGCCAGCCATTGAGGTCTTTCACGTCAATGATTATCCGGCCAACATGACTCGTCAGGTCATTACCGATGCCGATCGGGTGTACCCCGGCGATGGCGTTGCGCCGATCAAAGAGACGCTGAAACGAATTAAAGACCCAAACAAATCGATTATCCTATCGCTGGAAGTATTCAACAAAAGCTACTACGCTCAGGATGCCATGACGGTCGCCAAAACATCTATGGAGAAGATGAAAAAAATGGTGGCCGGTGTGTAA
- a CDS encoding App1 family protein: protein MTTWKDFLVSASSDAEAQFNRLKERLFGRLDAKKPYKIVYYRGFGSPTAVWITGRVLRERDLSTPSDNDTFWQNLLATYQRFESDEVPGVTVRVDAFGKSNTAVTDKEGYFEVTINPPDTLPPGRAWFPIRYSLDAIVQPTGEPVIKDGYLMVSPLYSQFGIISDIDDTVLVTGATSLLQTARLTFLGNAYTRLPFAGVAAFYRALQSGPVTTLFNPIYFISSSPWNLYDLLVDFFRIQGIPKGPILLRDLSFSPELLSSQSHHTHKLAMIRKVLDVNPQLPFVLIGDSGQQDPEIYTQVVRENPGRIRAIYIRDVSEDRRDEAVRELIRTAEAFDVPMLLVPDTVEAAEHAASLGLIDPDTIPEIRADRRADKE from the coding sequence ATGACGACCTGGAAAGATTTTTTAGTTAGTGCCTCTAGCGACGCTGAAGCCCAGTTCAACCGCCTTAAAGAGCGTCTCTTTGGGCGGCTCGACGCAAAAAAACCGTATAAAATTGTGTATTACCGCGGCTTCGGCAGTCCTACGGCGGTTTGGATTACCGGACGTGTTTTGCGCGAGCGCGATCTGAGCACCCCCAGCGACAACGACACATTCTGGCAAAATCTGCTGGCCACCTACCAACGATTTGAGAGCGACGAAGTGCCGGGCGTAACGGTACGGGTGGACGCTTTTGGCAAATCGAACACGGCCGTAACCGATAAAGAAGGTTATTTTGAGGTAACCATCAACCCACCTGACACTCTGCCACCCGGCCGGGCCTGGTTTCCCATTCGGTATTCGCTGGATGCTATTGTGCAGCCAACCGGCGAACCGGTGATTAAAGATGGCTACCTGATGGTTTCGCCCCTTTACAGCCAGTTTGGGATCATTTCCGATATCGATGATACGGTGCTTGTAACGGGAGCTACCAGTCTTCTGCAAACGGCCCGGCTCACGTTTCTTGGTAATGCCTACACGCGCCTGCCCTTTGCGGGAGTGGCCGCTTTTTATCGGGCATTGCAGAGCGGCCCCGTCACGACACTGTTTAATCCGATCTATTTTATATCGAGCAGCCCGTGGAATTTATATGATCTCCTCGTTGATTTCTTCCGGATTCAGGGTATTCCCAAAGGTCCGATCTTGCTGCGCGACCTGAGCTTTAGCCCTGAGTTGCTTTCGTCGCAATCGCATCACACCCATAAACTGGCCATGATCCGAAAGGTGCTGGATGTAAATCCGCAGTTGCCCTTTGTACTGATCGGCGATAGTGGCCAGCAGGACCCCGAAATTTATACGCAGGTAGTTCGCGAGAATCCCGGCCGGATACGGGCAATCTACATTCGCGATGTTTCAGAAGATCGGCGCGACGAAGCCGTTCGTGAACTCATCCGAACGGCCGAAGCCTTCGATGTACCGATGCTATTGGTTCCCGATACGGTTGAAGCCGCTGAACATGCGGCCTCACTGGGACTGATCGATCCGGATACGATTCCAGAAATCCGGGCCGACAGGCGCGCCGATAAGGAATAA
- a CDS encoding glycoside hydrolase family 71/99 protein translates to MRYFNIIGILIVFTYLGSKLYLVDKFEPEYQMAENSPSHVILNNNWVATDGAGRRLPTSVETGPARSNKYVGIFYFLWHGAYKGAVYDISKLLRANPVHPAYGPKGAFHWWGEPEAGYYKADDPWIIRRNLQMLTNAGIDILFMDVTNRDTYLQTLIKLCAISADMRRQGQKTPYICFVTNSNPKETIADLYNNFYAKNQYPDLWFRWEGKPLILGKQEEIGEPTQRNFFTWRFSWQFTEAKSQPGHWQWFDSTPQDYGWVNDPNKPEEIPVAAASHPIFGVGKSSSNGQQRPLNRYLTTTSTNVGLYFAEQWKRALAVDPSVVFVTGWNEWIAQRFIADTNDRSMVLKSFINHKMQHGETFFQDEYNEEFNRDIEPMKGGYTDNYYYQLVANVRRFKGLNPEETATPSRTMSIDGKFDEWASVKPVFNDLQGDVAHRDWPRYDNKLRLTNITGRNDIIESRTTHDKNSIYFYSKTAKPLTTPNGRNWMLLFIDVDQSKKTGWEGYDIIINRQVSPNGQTSIDRWSKGRWQSIGKANYKAVGNRMEISIPKKVFNFTSIPKFDFHWADNIEKLNDITQFFINGDSAPDRRFNYRYIGR, encoded by the coding sequence ATGCGCTATTTTAATATTATTGGTATTCTTATCGTATTTACCTACTTAGGTTCTAAGCTTTATTTGGTCGATAAATTTGAACCTGAATATCAAATGGCTGAAAACTCGCCGAGCCATGTAATTTTAAATAATAATTGGGTAGCAACTGATGGAGCGGGACGAAGATTACCTACTTCCGTTGAAACAGGACCAGCACGTTCGAATAAATATGTAGGTATCTTTTATTTTTTATGGCATGGTGCCTACAAAGGGGCAGTTTATGATATTTCAAAATTATTACGAGCAAATCCTGTTCATCCTGCCTATGGCCCTAAAGGTGCTTTTCACTGGTGGGGGGAACCCGAAGCAGGCTATTATAAAGCTGATGATCCCTGGATTATCAGGCGTAATCTTCAAATGTTAACAAATGCCGGTATAGACATCTTATTTATGGATGTTACAAACCGGGATACCTATCTCCAAACATTAATAAAATTATGTGCAATATCGGCCGACATGCGTCGACAAGGACAAAAGACACCTTACATCTGTTTCGTGACAAATTCTAATCCGAAAGAAACTATAGCTGATTTATATAACAATTTTTATGCAAAAAATCAATATCCCGATCTTTGGTTCCGTTGGGAAGGTAAGCCACTAATTTTGGGGAAGCAAGAAGAAATCGGTGAACCGACACAACGTAATTTCTTTACCTGGCGGTTTAGTTGGCAGTTTACAGAAGCTAAGTCACAACCAGGTCATTGGCAATGGTTTGATAGTACTCCGCAGGATTATGGCTGGGTAAATGACCCCAATAAACCTGAAGAAATTCCAGTAGCCGCTGCCAGCCATCCAATATTTGGAGTTGGAAAAAGTTCAAGTAACGGCCAACAACGTCCCCTAAATCGGTACCTTACAACAACATCCACCAATGTTGGGCTATATTTTGCCGAACAATGGAAACGCGCTTTAGCTGTTGACCCATCTGTAGTATTCGTTACGGGCTGGAATGAGTGGATTGCACAACGATTTATTGCAGATACAAATGATCGGAGTATGGTGCTGAAAAGCTTCATCAACCATAAAATGCAACATGGTGAAACTTTTTTTCAGGATGAATATAATGAAGAATTTAATCGTGATATTGAACCTATGAAAGGTGGCTATACTGATAATTACTATTACCAGTTAGTAGCTAATGTCCGACGGTTTAAGGGATTGAACCCCGAAGAAACAGCTACTCCTTCTCGAACGATGTCTATTGATGGGAAATTTGATGAGTGGGCATCAGTTAAACCAGTCTTTAACGATCTTCAGGGAGATGTGGCCCATAGAGACTGGCCTCGTTATGATAACAAACTGAGATTAACCAACATAACCGGTCGAAATGATATAATAGAGTCCAGAACAACGCATGACAAAAATTCAATATATTTTTATAGCAAAACAGCTAAGCCCCTTACAACGCCAAATGGCCGAAACTGGATGCTGCTTTTTATTGATGTAGATCAATCAAAAAAGACGGGATGGGAAGGATACGATATTATTATTAATCGGCAAGTAAGCCCTAATGGTCAAACTAGTATTGATCGATGGAGCAAGGGGCGGTGGCAGTCAATTGGTAAGGCCAACTATAAAGCCGTTGGCAATCGAATGGAGATAAGCATTCCTAAAAAAGTTTTCAACTTTACATCAATTCCAAAGTTTGATTTTCATTGGGCTGATAATATCGAAAAGCTAAATGATATTACCCAGTTTTTTATAAATGGAGACAGTGCTCCCGACCGACGCTTTAACTACCGCTATATCGGACGATGA
- a CDS encoding TIGR04282 family arsenosugar biosynthesis glycosyltransferase: protein MAENHLIIFVKNPIAGQVKTRIARTVGNERAVQVYRHLLQHTQNITQGLPYHKIVYYGDFINPSDGWDGYGKRLQKGDDLGQRMLNAFREQISEGSPGDRIVIIGSDCLDITSDHIQLAFDALTVADVVIGPATDGGYYLLGMKQLFPFLFENMPWSQPELRQLTELAILQNSLTFELLAELTDIDEWEDYERAIKQ from the coding sequence ATGGCCGAGAATCACCTTATTATCTTCGTTAAAAACCCCATTGCCGGTCAGGTTAAAACGCGCATTGCCCGAACCGTTGGCAATGAACGGGCCGTACAAGTATATCGGCACCTGCTTCAGCATACACAGAATATTACGCAGGGACTACCGTATCATAAAATTGTATACTACGGCGATTTCATAAACCCAAGCGACGGTTGGGATGGTTACGGGAAACGCCTTCAAAAGGGTGATGATCTGGGCCAACGTATGCTGAACGCTTTCCGCGAACAGATTAGCGAAGGCTCTCCTGGCGATCGTATTGTCATCATTGGCAGCGATTGCCTCGACATTACCTCAGATCATATCCAACTGGCTTTCGATGCTCTTACGGTAGCCGACGTTGTGATTGGCCCTGCTACGGATGGCGGCTATTATTTACTGGGTATGAAGCAATTGTTCCCTTTTCTGTTCGAAAATATGCCCTGGAGTCAGCCCGAACTCCGGCAACTGACCGAATTGGCTATTTTGCAAAACAGTCTGACCTTCGAACTGTTGGCTGAGTTAACAGATATTGACGAGTGGGAAGATTATGAACGTGCCATCAAACAATAA
- a CDS encoding Rid family detoxifying hydrolase, with protein sequence MSKQIVYTEQAPAPIGPYSQAVKVKDMLFVSGQVAIELAPMGDIQAETQKVMENIGAILKAAGMDYVNVVKSSIFVKDMNNFAAINEVYGRFFTSEPPARETVEVARLPKDVNVEISVIAVQ encoded by the coding sequence ATGAGCAAACAAATTGTTTACACTGAACAGGCTCCCGCGCCGATTGGGCCCTACAGTCAGGCAGTAAAGGTGAAGGATATGTTATTCGTTTCTGGGCAGGTAGCCATTGAATTGGCCCCTATGGGCGACATTCAGGCCGAAACGCAGAAAGTAATGGAAAACATCGGAGCCATTCTGAAAGCTGCCGGAATGGACTATGTTAACGTTGTCAAGTCTAGTATTTTTGTCAAAGACATGAACAATTTCGCGGCTATCAATGAGGTATATGGTCGGTTCTTTACCAGCGAACCACCCGCCCGCGAAACCGTTGAAGTGGCTCGTTTGCCAAAAGATGTAAATGTTGAAATTTCAGTAATAGCTGTGCAATGA
- the gltX gene encoding glutamate--tRNA ligase produces the protein MQNTVRVRFAPSPTGPLHIGGVRTALYNYLFARKMGGKMLLRIEDTDQNRFVPGAEDYILEALRWVGIEIDEGQGTGGPHAPYRQSERRDIYQKEAQRLVDEGKAYYAFDTADELDAMRKRLEEANAPAAQYNAITRMQMRNSLTMTPDEVQARIDAGDPYVIRLKTPRKEEVRLNDLIRGWVNVHSSAIDDKVLLKSDGLPTYHLANIVDDHLMGITHVIRGEEWLPSAPLHVLLYRYLGWEDTMPQFAHLPLLLKPEGNGKLSKRDADLGGFPIFPLQWTDPFTGQVAKGFREEGYLPEATVNFLALLGWNPGTEQELFTMDELIASFDIAQVHKAGARFDIQKAQWFNHQYVRQRPDTELAPTVLQQAEAAGFSCSLEKAEKIVALLKGRVNFAHEIFTEAGTIFNAPTTYDEAIAAAKWNDDAIRAVTAFRDALQTFDGEFIADDIKHTLGDAMQQAGIKQGKIMQAMRLALTGSGAGPDLMLTMEIIGKDETIKRLEQALNTLKTTVS, from the coding sequence ATGCAAAACACTGTTCGCGTTCGTTTCGCACCCAGTCCTACCGGTCCGCTGCATATTGGCGGGGTGCGTACTGCGCTTTATAATTACCTGTTCGCCCGGAAAATGGGCGGCAAAATGCTCCTTCGTATCGAAGATACCGATCAGAATCGCTTTGTGCCGGGTGCCGAAGACTATATTCTGGAAGCACTTCGCTGGGTTGGTATCGAGATCGACGAAGGGCAGGGAACGGGCGGGCCTCATGCGCCTTACCGCCAGTCGGAGCGTAGAGACATTTACCAGAAGGAAGCTCAGCGATTGGTTGACGAAGGGAAAGCCTACTATGCCTTTGATACGGCAGATGAACTCGATGCCATGCGCAAACGGCTTGAAGAAGCCAATGCGCCAGCCGCTCAATACAACGCCATTACCCGGATGCAGATGCGGAACTCGCTGACTATGACGCCCGATGAGGTTCAGGCACGCATAGACGCGGGCGATCCGTATGTTATTCGGCTAAAAACGCCACGCAAAGAGGAGGTCCGGCTGAATGACCTTATTCGGGGTTGGGTCAATGTACATTCGTCGGCCATCGATGATAAAGTTCTGCTGAAATCGGACGGTTTGCCAACCTATCACCTGGCCAACATTGTAGACGATCACCTGATGGGTATTACGCATGTTATTCGGGGTGAAGAATGGTTGCCATCGGCTCCGTTACATGTGCTCTTGTATCGGTATTTGGGCTGGGAGGATACCATGCCGCAATTTGCCCACCTGCCGTTGCTTCTTAAGCCTGAAGGCAACGGGAAACTTAGCAAGCGCGATGCCGATTTAGGAGGTTTTCCCATCTTTCCATTGCAATGGACCGATCCCTTTACGGGACAGGTTGCGAAAGGATTCCGCGAAGAGGGCTATCTACCCGAAGCTACGGTCAACTTCCTGGCGTTGTTGGGCTGGAATCCGGGCACCGAACAGGAACTCTTCACCATGGACGAACTGATTGCGAGTTTTGATATTGCGCAGGTTCACAAAGCTGGTGCACGTTTCGATATTCAGAAGGCGCAATGGTTCAACCACCAGTATGTTCGGCAACGGCCTGATACAGAGCTGGCTCCAACGGTTCTGCAACAGGCTGAAGCGGCCGGGTTTAGCTGCTCGCTGGAGAAAGCCGAAAAAATTGTCGCGTTACTGAAAGGACGTGTCAATTTTGCCCACGAAATCTTTACCGAAGCCGGAACGATTTTCAATGCACCAACTACCTATGACGAAGCGATTGCTGCGGCCAAATGGAACGACGATGCAATACGGGCTGTGACTGCCTTTCGTGATGCGCTACAAACCTTCGACGGTGAGTTTATTGCCGATGACATCAAACACACGCTGGGCGATGCGATGCAGCAGGCTGGTATCAAACAGGGTAAAATTATGCAGGCGATGCGTTTAGCTCTTACAGGCTCTGGCGCCGGTCCTGACCTGATGCTTACTATGGAAATCATTGGTAAAGACGAAACGATTAAGCGGCTGGAACAGGCATTGAATACGCTGAAGACCACAGTTAGTTAA